Part of the Ruegeria sp. AD91A genome, CGGGCCTTGGGACCGACCTGAGTGAAGCCGCCTGCCTTCAGGCCAGCGCCAATGCAGTACACCACAAGGTACAGGGGCGGATCGAGATCGTGCAGTCAAATTGGTTTGAAAACATTGAGGGCAAGTTTGACCTGATTGTCTCCAACCCGCCGTATATTTCCATGTCGGAGATGGAGGAGCTGTCGCCCGAAGTACGGGAACATGAGCCGCGCATGGCGCTGACCGATGAAGGAGACGGGCTGGGCGCGTATCGACACATAGCAGCTTCGGCCCCGGATTTTCTGTTGCCAGGCGGGCGAATACTTGTGGAAATTGGCCCGACACAGGCAAATCTGGTGTCTGCTTTGTTTGATGCGGCGGGTTTGGCGGATATCCGCGTGATCCCCGATCTGGACGGCCGTGATCGGGTTGTCGGCGCAAAGATGCCGGGTTGAAACGGCTATTTGAGGCCAAAAAAATGCTACCCTGAATAAAAAAGCTTAAGAAAATTCGAAATTCCTCTTGTCTGGACGGTCAGGACATGTTTACTCAGGAATAGTCGGCGAGGTTGACGCTGTTGCAGCGCACCCCTGACGCCAAGCCCAAAAAGTCGACGTCCCGTCAAAGCAAACGCCTTAGAGCAGTGCAAAAAGCGGGTTGAGCGACAGCGCATTGATAAGGCTGACGTAAAGTAAGATGAGATCTTCCAAATCCCGCTCGCGGGCCAAGAATAACCGCAATCGTCCTTCCGGCGGTAACGTCGTAAACCGGGTTTTTGACAGCTCGGGTCCTGAAGGCAAAGTGCGTGGCACGCCACAGCAGATCATTGATAAATATAATCAGCTGGCGCGTGACGCTCAGTTGTCAAACGACCGCGTCGCTGCGGAAAACTTCCAGCAGCATGCGGAACACTATCTGCGCATGCTGAGTGAGGCGCAGCGCGAGATTGACGCGCGCCGCGAAGAGCAGGAGCGCCAGAATCGCGAACGCCAGGCCGAGCGTGATCGTGAGCGCGCCGAACGACAGGAACGCGAAGCGGCCCGTCAGGCCGATCCTGCCGAGGCTCCGCAGCCCGACGTGATGGATTTCGCCGCGCCTGAGACTGCTCCGGAAAGCGGTTTGGTCGAGACACCGGAAAGCAAAGGGGCCGAAGCGCCGGCACCGGAGAAGAAGGAAAAGCCTGCTCGCAAACCGCGGGCGCGCAAGCCCAAGCC contains:
- the prmC gene encoding peptide chain release factor N(5)-glutamine methyltransferase, whose product is MTGLQTAAQAMVAATARLRAAGVDDPARDARLLLAHAARIEASRVTLIAPEELQPEIAERYDQLVSLRAVRVPVSHLLGEREFYGRGFRVSSDVLDPRPETETLIEAALSEPFDHVLDLGVGSGCILVTLLAERTSASGLGTDLSEAACLQASANAVHHKVQGRIEIVQSNWFENIEGKFDLIVSNPPYISMSEMEELSPEVREHEPRMALTDEGDGLGAYRHIAASAPDFLLPGGRILVEIGPTQANLVSALFDAAGLADIRVIPDLDGRDRVVGAKMPG
- a CDS encoding DUF4167 domain-containing protein, with amino-acid sequence MRSSKSRSRAKNNRNRPSGGNVVNRVFDSSGPEGKVRGTPQQIIDKYNQLARDAQLSNDRVAAENFQQHAEHYLRMLSEAQREIDARREEQERQNRERQAERDRERAERQEREAARQADPAEAPQPDVMDFAAPETAPESGLVETPESKGAEAPAPEKKEKPARKPRARKPKPAPATEDAPKTDGDAPEAAE